Proteins from a single region of Neomonachus schauinslandi chromosome 10, ASM220157v2, whole genome shotgun sequence:
- the PDCL3 gene encoding phosducin-like protein 3, with amino-acid sequence MQDPNADTEWNDILRKKGILPSKESVKDLEKEAEEEEQRVLQQSIVKTYEDMTLEELEDNEDEFNEEDERAIEMYRQQRLAEWKATQLKNKFGEVLEISGKDYVQEVTKAGEGLWVILHLYKQGIPLCALINQHFSGLARKFPDVKFIKAISTTCIPNYPDRNLPTVFVYLEGDIKAQFIGPLVFGGMNLTIEELEWKLSESGAIKTDLEENPKKPVEDALLSSVRCSIPTRRGSDSEDD; translated from the exons ATGCAG GACCCCAATGCAGACACTGAGTGGAATGACATCTTACGCAAAAAGGGTATCTTGCCCTCAAAGGAAAGTGTGAAAGATTtggaaaaggaggcagaagaagaagaacagcGAGTCCTTCAGCAGTCAATTG TGAAAACATATGAAGATATGACTTTGGAAGAGCTGGAGGATAATGAAGATGAATTTAATGAAGAAGATGAACGTGCTATTGAAATGTACAG GCAGCAAAGACTGGCTGAGTGGAAAGCAACTCAACTGAAGAATAAATTTGGAGAAGTTTTGGAGATCTCAGGAAAGGATTATGTTCAAGAAGTTACCAAAGCCGGTGAGGGCTTGTGGGTAATCTTGCACCTTTACAAACAAGG GATTCCCCTCTGTGCCCTCATAAATCAGCACTTCAGTGGACTTGCCAGGAAGTTTCCTGATGTCAAATTTATCAAAGCCATTTCAACAACCTGCATACCCAATTATCCTGATAGGAATCTGCCTACAGTATTTGTTTACCTTGAAGGAGATATCAAGGCTCAATTTATTGGACCTCTGGTGTTTGGTGGCATGAACCTGACAATAGAGG AGTTGGAGTGGAAACTGTCAGAGTCTGGAGCAATCAAGACAGACTTGGAGGAAAACCCTAAGAAACCAGTTGAAGATGCTTTGCTATCCTCAGTGAGGTGCTCCATCCCCACAAGAAGGGGTAGCGATTCTGAGGATGACTAA